In Lacibacter sp. H375, one DNA window encodes the following:
- a CDS encoding contractile injection system tape measure protein, with the protein MSATVTHSIGKISFHLKGVETGKVFTMRQHAASYLQHDFVRMAEDVFDEFALNDELLFIQKLSIDLQIASDSFDLKKQEYHLREQIREQIVAQVQKQKNNTFAQTSTGVEQKNDARTPDVNLLLKAWAFYLERGYLPAYMSFVLWHERLSWWKKTFVQSTNQLKQFLISQLSDEQRLKRFLKHEPSRVQQWIFEQLHPELHTLLETGSVRWNRTIPFSHFELKTYLQFLLSEKNSSVLLNEEQLPSVEWVMHHHETYNRSSKQLSTELKEVAATKNVSLQTDQESIIIHNAGIVLLQPFISTLFNELHILSEDRKSITDKQKACALLSVLAGDAEQDEIYYPLYKLLCGVPMHEVIDGNVQLTTEEREECFHLLQQVIVHWPALKQSSVPSLQQIFLQRTGKLSHKEDKWLLQVEQRTEDVLMQYLPWTYSIIRYPWMKQALFVEWT; encoded by the coding sequence ATGAGTGCAACTGTAACACATAGCATCGGTAAAATTTCGTTTCACCTGAAAGGAGTGGAAACGGGAAAAGTATTTACTATGCGTCAACACGCAGCTTCTTACCTGCAACATGATTTTGTACGAATGGCCGAAGACGTGTTTGATGAGTTTGCATTAAATGATGAGTTACTATTTATTCAGAAACTTTCAATTGATCTACAAATTGCAAGTGATTCATTTGATTTGAAAAAGCAGGAGTACCACTTGCGTGAACAGATACGGGAGCAGATTGTTGCTCAAGTACAGAAGCAAAAAAATAATACGTTTGCTCAGACTTCAACAGGAGTTGAACAGAAAAATGATGCAAGAACACCTGATGTAAACCTTTTATTAAAAGCTTGGGCATTTTATTTAGAGCGGGGTTATTTACCTGCGTATATGTCTTTTGTATTATGGCATGAGCGCCTAAGTTGGTGGAAGAAAACGTTTGTGCAGTCTACAAATCAGTTGAAGCAGTTTTTAATTTCTCAATTAAGTGATGAGCAGAGGTTGAAACGTTTTTTAAAACATGAACCATCAAGAGTGCAACAATGGATATTTGAACAACTCCATCCGGAATTGCACACATTGCTGGAGACAGGAAGTGTGAGGTGGAATCGTACGATTCCTTTCTCTCATTTTGAATTGAAAACATATTTGCAGTTTCTGCTTTCTGAAAAAAACAGTTCTGTTTTGCTAAACGAAGAACAGTTACCTTCTGTTGAATGGGTGATGCATCATCATGAAACTTATAACAGATCATCAAAACAATTATCAACTGAGTTGAAGGAAGTAGCAGCAACAAAAAATGTTTCGTTGCAGACAGATCAGGAATCGATCATAATACACAATGCAGGAATTGTGTTACTGCAGCCATTTATCTCTACCTTATTTAATGAGCTGCACATATTGAGTGAAGACCGCAAATCGATCACAGATAAACAGAAAGCCTGTGCCTTGCTCTCGGTTCTTGCTGGCGATGCAGAGCAGGATGAAATCTACTATCCTTTATATAAATTATTGTGTGGTGTTCCAATGCATGAGGTGATCGATGGCAATGTGCAATTAACTACAGAAGAGCGTGAAGAATGTTTTCACTTGTTGCAACAGGTAATTGTTCATTGGCCTGCATTGAAACAATCGTCAGTACCCTCGTTACAACAAATTTTTTTGCAACGAACAGGTAAGTTGTCGCACAAAGAAGATAAATGGTTGCTGCAAGTGGAACAACGAACAGAAGACGTGTTGATGCAGTACTTACCTTGGACTTATTCAATTATCCGTTACCCCTGGATGAAACAAGCCCTATTTGTTGAATGGACTTAG
- a CDS encoding baseplate J/gp47 family protein, whose translation MITGKPYEQLLLRDGTSRLKRRATVLLNKNYVNIDERNMDDLVQFAIDFAEQVNFFNEQLTIDGNWKHFFQQGLNLADLKKSIDSRSDFHPQFALYLVFIKLFGFAQNQLNSLTQQHLDFYYEHVIDLHQLKAEPDKVHVVYELAKGASEFFSAKNILFDAGKDASTKLPLHYTTDDDTIINTATIADKRTIYLNPAENDVVRFASVANSPDGLGAKPDPTKPWWKAFGGKHLSSTKIGFALASPLLLLKEGTREVTITIQLSGLAQSLQTITSIDGEKLEVFYTGKKNWVGPFEATITPVNNFSGGNQSITIKHSLGGDDEEVVRYDGAIHGQSFNTVWPVMQLKADTTNTGNLFGALKSSTVSKVKIDVKVNGVAGLRLENDQGVVDAKKPFQPFGSLPRKGSSFYVGFEEVLHKNLDTFSFDVTWLAPPEKLSTHYSNYPSNPVDKNEYFKADYFVKSSTSKNGETNLFDVSNAESTVTWPNTASSPGLFSFYPWLNSYFISTYNSYHSLISNPNLYIAGFFGYNFNLVSAVAKKTILPVSPEKGFIRFELQKDFLHSIYPHVLATAMTATPPITVATLPKEPYTPTIKTIRFNYTASSTEIIPSSESFGDFNRKEIQLFHLGVFGQAEQHGYLKTETARLFGPTVPFNKSIYLFPSYKNEGNFLFSLTGALPGQSVSFLFQLAEGTANPEKEAVNIHWFALSNNEWRKLKQTEILKYETNHLLRSGIIRLVIPTEATTDNSLLDAGKIWLCAVVEKDVDAVCLFNDVIPQAVTATFKAAANSSSLHESPAGTINKLVNKVAEVKKLNQPYASFGGKAVESKDDFYLRVSERLRHKQRAVDLWDYEHIVLQEFPEVYKVKCLNHSVLPADCACDFVKPGHVTLVVVPDVRNKNQFSPLEPKVSLDLITRIEDYLKELCPFFVIPQVKNPIYEQVKLQFKIRFTTEGDFGFYADLLNNDLIKYLTPWAYSTDTDIVFGGHIRKSVLLNFVEELSYVDFVTELNMYHIVNGGQSVDTDEIKINNPAAILVSHNQHLITAYQETEVCV comes from the coding sequence ATGATCACGGGTAAACCATACGAACAATTATTGCTGCGTGATGGAACAAGCAGATTAAAGCGAAGAGCAACAGTTCTGCTTAATAAGAACTATGTGAATATTGATGAACGAAACATGGACGACCTTGTGCAGTTCGCTATTGATTTTGCAGAGCAGGTAAACTTCTTCAACGAACAATTGACGATCGATGGTAACTGGAAACATTTTTTTCAGCAAGGGCTTAACCTTGCAGATCTGAAAAAGAGTATTGACAGCCGAAGTGATTTTCATCCGCAGTTTGCTCTTTATCTCGTATTTATAAAATTGTTTGGCTTTGCTCAAAACCAATTGAACAGCTTAACACAACAGCATCTCGATTTTTATTATGAGCATGTGATCGATCTGCATCAACTGAAAGCAGAGCCTGATAAAGTGCATGTGGTATACGAACTGGCGAAAGGCGCTTCCGAATTTTTCTCTGCAAAAAACATATTGTTTGATGCAGGAAAAGATGCGTCAACGAAATTACCTCTTCATTATACAACAGATGACGACACAATTATTAATACAGCTACAATTGCCGATAAGCGAACGATCTATTTAAATCCTGCTGAAAATGATGTGGTTCGTTTTGCAAGCGTTGCTAATTCACCTGATGGACTTGGTGCAAAACCTGACCCAACAAAACCCTGGTGGAAAGCTTTTGGTGGCAAACATCTTTCATCAACCAAAATTGGTTTTGCATTGGCATCACCCTTATTGTTATTGAAAGAAGGAACAAGAGAAGTAACCATCACGATTCAGTTGAGTGGACTTGCGCAATCGCTGCAAACAATTACAAGTATAGATGGTGAAAAGCTGGAAGTGTTTTATACCGGTAAGAAAAACTGGGTAGGCCCATTTGAAGCTACCATTACTCCAGTAAATAATTTCAGTGGAGGCAATCAATCCATCACCATCAAACATAGTTTAGGAGGTGACGATGAAGAAGTGGTGAGATATGATGGAGCGATTCACGGGCAATCATTTAATACTGTTTGGCCGGTCATGCAATTAAAAGCCGATACAACCAATACCGGTAATTTATTCGGGGCATTAAAATCTTCTACAGTAAGTAAAGTAAAGATCGATGTAAAGGTAAATGGCGTTGCAGGGTTACGATTGGAGAACGATCAGGGAGTAGTTGATGCAAAGAAACCTTTTCAGCCATTTGGATCTCTTCCTAGAAAAGGTTCTTCATTTTATGTTGGGTTTGAAGAAGTGTTGCATAAAAATTTAGACACATTTTCTTTTGATGTAACATGGCTGGCGCCACCCGAAAAGCTGAGTACGCATTACAGTAATTATCCATCAAACCCTGTTGACAAGAACGAATATTTTAAAGCCGACTACTTTGTAAAAAGCAGTACATCAAAAAATGGTGAAACCAATTTGTTTGATGTGAGTAATGCAGAGTCGACAGTTACATGGCCTAACACAGCAAGTTCACCAGGATTGTTTTCATTTTACCCCTGGCTCAATTCGTATTTTATTTCAACATACAACTCTTATCATTCGCTGATATCAAATCCCAATTTATATATCGCAGGCTTTTTTGGATATAACTTTAATTTGGTTAGCGCAGTAGCTAAGAAAACAATTCTGCCGGTTTCGCCGGAGAAAGGATTTATTCGTTTTGAATTACAGAAAGATTTTTTGCATAGCATTTATCCGCATGTATTAGCAACTGCAATGACTGCTACACCACCAATAACTGTAGCTACGTTGCCAAAAGAGCCTTATACTCCAACAATAAAAACAATACGTTTCAATTATACAGCATCATCAACAGAGATCATTCCTTCATCAGAAAGCTTTGGTGATTTTAACCGGAAAGAAATTCAATTATTTCATCTCGGGGTGTTTGGCCAGGCAGAACAGCATGGTTATTTAAAAACTGAAACAGCAAGATTATTCGGTCCAACTGTTCCGTTCAATAAGAGCATTTATCTTTTTCCGTCTTATAAAAACGAAGGAAACTTTCTGTTTTCATTAACCGGAGCTCTGCCTGGTCAATCGGTTTCTTTTCTTTTTCAACTAGCTGAAGGAACAGCTAATCCGGAAAAGGAAGCTGTGAATATTCATTGGTTTGCGTTGAGTAATAACGAGTGGCGAAAACTGAAGCAAACGGAAATATTAAAGTATGAAACCAATCACTTATTGCGTAGTGGTATTATTCGTTTGGTGATACCGACTGAAGCTACTACCGATAACAGCTTGCTTGATGCAGGTAAGATCTGGCTTTGTGCTGTTGTAGAAAAGGATGTGGATGCTGTTTGTTTGTTCAATGATGTTATACCGCAGGCAGTAACTGCAACATTTAAAGCAGCTGCAAATAGTAGTTCATTGCATGAATCACCTGCAGGTACCATCAATAAGCTGGTTAACAAAGTTGCTGAAGTAAAAAAATTAAATCAGCCTTATGCATCGTTTGGAGGGAAAGCAGTAGAATCAAAAGATGATTTCTATTTGCGTGTTAGTGAACGTTTGCGTCATAAACAACGTGCAGTTGATCTTTGGGATTATGAACATATCGTATTACAGGAATTCCCCGAAGTATATAAAGTAAAATGTTTGAACCATAGTGTGCTGCCTGCAGACTGTGCTTGCGATTTTGTAAAGCCCGGTCATGTAACATTGGTAGTAGTACCGGACGTTCGGAATAAAAATCAATTCAGCCCGCTTGAACCGAAAGTAAGTCTTGACCTGATTACAAGAATAGAAGATTACTTGAAAGAGCTTTGTCCTTTTTTTGTAATACCACAAGTAAAGAATCCTATTTACGAGCAAGTGAAGCTGCAATTTAAAATTCGATTCACAACAGAAGGCGATTTTGGTTTTTATGCAGATCTGTTAAATAATGATCTCATCAAATACCTGACACCCTGGGCTTATTCAACAGATACCGATATTGTATTTGGCGGACATATTCGTAAAAGCGTGTTACTGAATTTTGTTGAAGAACTCAGCTATGTTGATTTTGTAACTGAGTTAAACATGTATCATATTGTAAATGGCGGACAGAGTGTAGATACTGATGAAATAAAGATCAATAACCCGGCTGCTATACTTGTTTCGCATAACCAACATTTGATCACCGCTTACCAGGAAACAGAAGTTTGCGTATGA
- a CDS encoding GPW/gp25 family protein, which translates to MEVKDDFLGKGWSFPPSFNKSTGLVNTVAAVEDINQSLHILLSTITGERIMQPKYGCDMNEFLFDPVTTTFKTVMADKVRTALLIYESRIEVEKLEIDDEGELEGRILIDIHYKVRTTNSRYNYVFPFYKAEATELKTTGE; encoded by the coding sequence ATGGAAGTAAAAGATGATTTTTTAGGTAAGGGATGGAGCTTTCCTCCATCATTTAATAAATCAACCGGCCTGGTAAATACCGTGGCAGCTGTTGAAGATATTAATCAAAGTCTTCATATCCTGCTATCAACCATAACCGGCGAACGCATTATGCAACCTAAGTATGGGTGCGATATGAATGAGTTTTTGTTTGATCCTGTAACCACTACATTTAAAACAGTTATGGCAGACAAAGTGCGTACAGCATTGTTGATCTATGAATCACGTATTGAAGTGGAGAAACTGGAGATTGATGATGAAGGAGAACTCGAAGGAAGAATACTCATTGATATTCATTACAAGGTGCGGACAACCAACAGCCGCTATAACTATGTGTTCCCATTTTATAAAGCAGAAGCAACAGAATTAAAAACAACAGGCGAATGA
- a CDS encoding PAAR domain-containing protein, translating into MSMAARVGDMHVCPMVNGTVPHVGGPVMPAGCPTVLIGGMPAARVGDMLVCTGPPDSIVKGSATVLIGGMPAARMGDTTAHGGTIVIGCPTVIIGG; encoded by the coding sequence ATGTCAATGGCAGCAAGAGTGGGTGATATGCATGTATGCCCAATGGTAAACGGAACTGTGCCGCATGTTGGTGGACCTGTCATGCCAGCAGGATGCCCAACAGTTTTGATTGGTGGAATGCCTGCTGCACGTGTTGGTGATATGCTGGTTTGCACAGGACCGCCTGATAGTATTGTCAAAGGATCTGCAACAGTGTTAATTGGTGGCATGCCTGCTGCACGCATGGGTGATACCACTGCACATGGCGGAACAATTGTTATTGGTTGTCCAACAGTTATTATAGGAGGTTAA